The Enterobacter kobei genome has a segment encoding these proteins:
- a CDS encoding FxsA family protein, with amino-acid sequence MRWIPFIAFFLYVYIEISIFIQVAHVLGVLLTLVLVIFTSVIGMSLVRNQGFKNFLIMQQKMAAGESPAEEMIKSVSLIIAGLLLILPGFFTDFLGLLLLLPPVQKHLTMKLLPHLRFSRMPGGGFSTGPGDTFEGEYQRKDEQHDRLDHKDDR; translated from the coding sequence GTGCGCTGGATACCATTTATTGCTTTCTTTCTCTATGTTTACATTGAGATTTCCATTTTTATCCAGGTTGCCCATGTACTGGGCGTCCTGCTGACGCTGGTTCTGGTGATTTTCACCTCCGTCATCGGCATGTCGCTGGTGCGTAACCAGGGTTTCAAAAATTTCCTGATAATGCAGCAGAAGATGGCTGCAGGCGAAAGCCCGGCAGAAGAGATGATCAAAAGCGTGTCGCTGATTATCGCGGGTCTGCTGCTTATTCTGCCTGGCTTCTTTACCGACTTCCTCGGCCTTTTGCTGCTTCTGCCGCCAGTGCAAAAACACCTGACCATGAAGCTGCTGCCGCATCTGCGTTTTAGCCGTATGCCGGGTGGTGGCTTCAGTACGGGCCCGGGCGATACGTTTGAAGGGGAGTATCAGCGTAAGGATGAACAGCACGACCGTTTAGACCACAAAGACGATCGGTGA
- the aspA gene encoding aspartate ammonia-lyase, with product MLNNIRIEEDLLGTREVPADAYYGVHTLRAIENFYISNSKISDIPEFVRGMVMVKKAAALANKELQTIPKSAANAIIAACDEVLNNGKCMDQFPVDVYQGGAGTSVNMNTNEVLANIGLELMGHQKGEYQYLNPNDHVNKCQSTNDAYPTGFRIAVYASVVKLVDAINQLGDGFQRKAVEFQDILKMGRTQLQDAVPMTLGQEFHAFNVLLNEETKNLLRTSELLLEVNLGATAIGTRLNTPDGYQQLAVQKLAEVSNLPVVPAEDLIEATSDCGAYVMVHSALKRLAVKLSKICNDLRLLSSGPRAGLNEINLPELQAGSSIMPAKVNPVVPEVVNQVCFKVIGNDTTVTMASEAGQLQLNVMEPVIGQAMFESIHILTNACYNLLEKCINGITANKEVCEGYVYNSIGIVTYLNPFIGHHNGDIVGKICAETGKSVREVVLERGLLTEAELDDIFSAQNLMHPAYKAKRYTDESEQ from the coding sequence ATGTTAAACAACATTCGTATCGAAGAAGACTTGTTGGGTACCAGGGAAGTTCCAGCGGATGCCTACTATGGTGTTCACACTCTGAGAGCGATTGAAAACTTCTACATCAGCAACAGCAAAATCAGCGACATCCCTGAGTTTGTCCGTGGCATGGTGATGGTGAAGAAAGCCGCAGCGCTGGCTAACAAAGAGCTGCAAACCATTCCTAAAAGCGCGGCAAATGCGATTATCGCTGCCTGCGATGAAGTGCTGAACAACGGCAAATGCATGGACCAGTTCCCGGTTGACGTCTATCAGGGCGGCGCGGGTACCTCCGTCAACATGAATACCAACGAAGTACTGGCAAACATCGGCCTGGAGCTGATGGGTCATCAGAAAGGTGAATACCAGTACCTGAACCCGAACGACCACGTTAACAAATGCCAGTCCACCAACGACGCCTACCCAACCGGCTTCCGTATCGCGGTGTATGCCTCCGTGGTGAAACTGGTGGACGCCATCAACCAACTGGGCGATGGCTTCCAGCGTAAAGCGGTTGAGTTCCAGGATATCCTGAAAATGGGTCGTACCCAGTTACAGGACGCAGTGCCAATGACGCTGGGCCAGGAATTCCACGCATTTAACGTGCTGCTGAATGAAGAGACCAAAAACCTGCTGCGCACCTCTGAGCTGCTGCTGGAAGTGAACCTGGGCGCAACCGCCATCGGTACGCGTCTGAACACCCCGGATGGCTATCAGCAGCTGGCGGTTCAGAAGCTGGCTGAAGTGTCCAACCTGCCAGTCGTGCCTGCGGAAGACCTGATTGAAGCCACCTCCGACTGCGGCGCGTACGTGATGGTACACAGCGCACTAAAACGTCTGGCGGTGAAACTGTCCAAAATCTGTAATGACCTGCGCCTGCTCTCTTCCGGCCCGCGCGCTGGCCTCAACGAAATCAACCTGCCAGAACTGCAGGCGGGTTCGTCCATCATGCCAGCTAAGGTGAACCCGGTCGTGCCAGAAGTGGTGAACCAGGTTTGCTTCAAAGTCATCGGTAACGACACTACCGTGACGATGGCCTCCGAGGCCGGTCAGCTGCAGCTGAACGTAATGGAGCCTGTGATTGGCCAGGCGATGTTCGAATCTATCCACATCCTGACTAACGCCTGCTACAACCTGCTGGAAAAATGCATTAACGGCATTACCGCAAATAAAGAAGTGTGTGAAGGCTACGTTTACAACTCTATCGGGATCGTCACCTACCTCAACCCGTTCATCGGTCACCATAACGGTGACATCGTCGGTAAGATTTGTGCCGAAACCGGTAAGAGCGTGCGTGAAGTGGTGCTGGAGCGCGGACTGTTGACCGAGGCTGAGCTGGACGATATCTTCTCCGCCCAGAACCTGATGCACCCGGCATATAAAGCGAAACGATATACCGATGAAAGCGAACAGTAA
- the cutA gene encoding divalent cation tolerance protein CutA: MNTPDAVVVLCTAPDEASAQDLAAKVLAEKWAACVTLLPGATSLYYWEGKLEQEYEVQMLLKTNRANQQALLDCLKSHHPYQTPELLVLPVLHGDNDYLTWLNASLR; the protein is encoded by the coding sequence GTGAACACGCCTGATGCCGTTGTCGTACTGTGTACCGCCCCTGATGAAGCCTCTGCCCAGGATCTCGCCGCCAAAGTGCTGGCCGAAAAATGGGCAGCCTGCGTAACGCTTCTCCCCGGCGCAACCTCCCTTTATTACTGGGAAGGCAAGCTGGAGCAGGAGTACGAAGTCCAGATGTTGCTTAAAACCAACCGGGCGAACCAGCAGGCGCTCCTCGACTGCCTCAAGTCTCATCATCCTTACCAAACTCCAGAGCTGCTGGTGCTGCCAGTGCTCCATGGCGATAACGACTATCTCACATGGCTCAACGCTTCCTTACGCTGA
- a CDS encoding anaerobic C4-dicarboxylate transporter, with the protein MFGAELVIVLLAIYLGARLGGIGIGFAGGLGVLVLTLIFQIKPGAIPFDVIEIIMAVIAAIAAMQVAGGMDYLVSLAERMLRRHPKYITFLAPLVTWFMTILAGTGHTAFSTLPVITEVAKEQGIRPSRPLSIAVVASQIAITASPISAAVVFFAGILEPMGVSYLTLLAICIPVTLIAVMITAVLCNFLGAELKDDPVYQERLAKGEVRLRGSQVFELKPHAKRSVLLFLIGIVAVMFYATAISDTVGLIQNPVLPRNEAIVVFMLTIATLISITCKIDTSEVLNASTFKSGMSACVCVLGVAWLGDTFVKAHISDIQTVAGDLLHNYPWLLAVVLFFAATLLYSQAATTKALMPAALMLGVTPLTAIASFAAVSALFVLPTYPTLLAAVEMDDTGSTRIGKYVFNHAFLIPGVVAITLCVILGFIIGGIVL; encoded by the coding sequence ATGTTTGGAGCAGAACTCGTCATCGTCTTGTTGGCGATTTATTTGGGAGCAAGACTCGGGGGTATCGGCATCGGTTTTGCCGGCGGTCTCGGGGTGCTCGTTCTTACCCTTATCTTTCAGATTAAACCCGGCGCAATCCCCTTTGACGTTATCGAAATCATCATGGCAGTTATTGCCGCTATCGCCGCTATGCAGGTGGCAGGCGGTATGGACTACCTGGTGAGTCTGGCGGAGCGTATGCTGCGCCGCCATCCTAAATACATTACCTTCCTTGCCCCGCTGGTCACCTGGTTTATGACCATTCTCGCGGGAACTGGCCACACGGCGTTCTCCACGCTGCCGGTGATTACCGAAGTGGCAAAAGAACAGGGGATTCGCCCGTCTCGTCCCCTCTCTATTGCCGTCGTTGCGTCTCAGATTGCCATCACCGCCTCGCCGATCTCTGCCGCCGTGGTCTTCTTCGCCGGTATCCTGGAGCCGATGGGCGTGAGCTACCTGACGCTGCTGGCGATCTGTATTCCGGTGACGCTGATTGCGGTCATGATTACTGCCGTGCTGTGTAACTTCCTCGGTGCCGAACTGAAAGACGATCCGGTTTACCAGGAGCGTCTGGCAAAAGGTGAAGTGAGACTGCGCGGTAGCCAGGTCTTCGAACTGAAGCCGCACGCAAAGCGCTCCGTACTGCTGTTCCTGATTGGTATCGTCGCAGTGATGTTCTACGCAACCGCCATCAGTGACACCGTGGGGCTGATTCAGAACCCGGTTCTGCCGCGTAACGAAGCGATTGTGGTGTTCATGCTGACTATCGCGACGCTGATTAGCATCACCTGTAAAATCGACACCAGCGAAGTGCTGAACGCCAGTACCTTTAAATCCGGTATGAGTGCCTGCGTGTGTGTACTGGGTGTGGCATGGCTCGGCGATACTTTCGTGAAGGCGCATATCAGCGATATCCAGACCGTAGCCGGCGACCTGCTGCACAACTACCCGTGGCTGCTGGCGGTCGTGCTGTTCTTTGCTGCGACCCTGCTTTACTCCCAGGCAGCAACCACCAAAGCGCTGATGCCTGCGGCACTCATGTTAGGCGTAACGCCGCTGACGGCGATTGCCTCTTTCGCAGCCGTTTCCGCACTGTTCGTTCTGCCAACCTACCCAACCCTGCTGGCAGCGGTTGAAATGGATGACACTGGCTCTACCCGTATCGGTAAATACGTGTTTAACCACGCGTTTCTGATCCCGGGCGTGGTAGCAATTACGCTTTGCGTCATCCTCGGCTTTATCATCGGTGGCATTGTGCTGTAA